The window NNNNNTCATCTCTTGTATTTAATCTttatctcaaaacctcagattgttacctgtgggttgctagtagtgttcattacatcttgtagttgatgctagttggtttatttggtgaaatattatatattcagatccttactaatattcaatactcctctgatcttaaacatgaatatgatttgtgagtagttatttttattcttgaggatatgggagaagtcttgttataagtaatcatgtgaatttggtattcgttcgatattttgatgatatgtatgttgttgcttcctttagtggtgtcatgtgaacgtcgattacatgacacttcaccatacttgggcctaagggaaggcattgtggagtaaaaagtagatgatgggttgctagagtgacagaagtttaaaccctagtttatgtgttattctgtaaggggttgatttggattcatatgtttcatgctatggttagatttatcttaattattctttcgtagttgcgggtgcttgtgagagggggtaatcataagtggggggCTCCTTCAAGtacgaacatcacccaagcaccggtccacccacatatcaaattatcaaagtagcgaacgcgaatcttATAAACATGATAAAAGTAACTAGatgaattcccatgtgtcctcgagaacgtTTTGCTTATTATAAGGGAACGTTTCGGCATGTACTTTGCTATAAACAGTATTGGGCTACCCTGTTGCACCTTTGTTACCTAtgctacttgttacttgttatgAATTACTTTGTTATCaaattatctgttaccgataatttcagtgcttgcagagtataccttgttgaaaaccgcttgtcattttcttctgctccttgttgggttcgacattcttatttatcgaaaggactatgattgatcccctatacttgcaggTCATCAATCAGGTCCctggatgagagagagagagagagagataggaggGAACCATAGGCCAACATAGACAACACTCGCTCATGGTTTCATTCATCTAGAAAATTTGTGCAGCCCACATGCCTCGCATTATAGTGAGGCGCCAAAATACGATACCATTGTTCTAGTAATCACAAAACTTCGCCACCATATACATATATAACAAACATTAATGAAAACAAAAACCAACAAACTAAATAACATATATTTGGTCATGATAATGTGACCTTGTGTTGGATTCTCGTGATCTTGCACAGTGGGGGTGGGTGGGGAGTCTAGGGATGGAAGGGGCTGATTCTTGGAACCTCACCTAGTCGATGAATAATCAGGCAAAAGCTAAAGTAATTTAGTACATTAATGATATTTTTATTATTAACAATAACTAATCTAGGTGAGAACACGGTGCATTTCTGTATATGAGGAAAATGGTATTGATGATAGATGAGAATACATACAAGACACTACGAGTACAACCATCTGAAGGCACCAAGTGACTATCCCCTGAGTCAAATTTTCTAGAATTGCTATCGCTTTAGTTTGGACGCTATGATTTAATTGAAGTGCTCAAATTCCACATCACTCGAATGAGCATAGAACAATAACCGCCTAAGTGTTTAGGCATAGTTTGTGTACTAGATGGTGTTTGTTGTATTGTTGAAATTCGAATAAACAGAATCATATAAGTTGTTTCATGTTGAGATCGACTAGATAGAATTATTTTGATGTTGTAAATCTTAAAGGGCACATAATTTTAACTTTCAATGTAACATAAATCGTAACGTAAACCTTATTTGTCGCCATGATATATCTATCATAACGCATGCAAAAGACAAAACAAAAGTCATACTCTAGCTCGAAGCCGGATGTATGACGTGTCAGATAAGTGATCCAGTGAAAAAGTGAGACACAAGTTGACGTCGATCTATCGAGGCACATTACACTCCTACGTTAAAAGTGCTCCCAGAAATGATTCGCATGAACACAAGCGAATCTCCGCTACGACTTCCTTGATCTAGGCCAGTGCATAGCGACGGTTTCCGCAGCCCACATATCTGTCAAAAGTCAACTATCATTTCCTTTATCTAGGCCAGTGCATAGCGACGGTTTCCGCAGCCTATCACATATTGGTTGGTTTAATTTTCTATCTAAAAAAGGTTGATTTTTCACTCTACCTCAGCAAAACCAAATCATCATGCATATAGCATAGAGTAATCATTGCCCGATATGGAATGATAGAGACCGGATGGTTTTACCGCACACATACATGTGGGCGGCGCGAGGGTAACTCTAACAAACTGCCTTAATCGCTATAATTCCATATCATAAAACACGAGATCAAAAGCATCCAGGTGTCTAGGCTGGGGAGTGGACGGCTCACGTGCccgggccggccctcctcctctttTTATGCCCCTGCCCCTTCCCCGTTCCTCCCCAAAACCCCTCTCACCACCATCCAGTCTCTCTCCAAATCTTGGGACAGAAAGGCCACCGTACTGAAATATAGATGGACAGATGCGGGGCGGGAACCAGCGAGCGAGCGAGCTCGGCACGAACCCAGTCCGACGAGATGCTCAAGAAGCGGCCGAGGAGCATTGTGCTGCGCCGGAAGGTCAGCGGGGCGTCCATGCCGTCGGCGGCGAGGCGGGTGCGCCAGGTGAGCGGCGACGACAAGGCGGCACGCGCGCGGCCGATCTTTTTTGTGTCGGCTAACACCGTGAAGATGGGCGCTGGAGGCGGCGCCACCCCCTATCTGAAGAGGGACACCTTTGCCGGGCTGTGGATGGCGGCGGCGTTCCTGGCGGCCTGCGGCATCTGCCGCAAACCCCTCGCCGGCGAAGACGCCTACATTTACAGGTACCAGCGTCACTGTTTTCCCATTCTTTGTTCGTCGTAGCGTGGAAATGTCCGGTAGAATCCTCGTGTTTCGGCCTTGCGTTTGTTTTGTCTTTTTCGGTAGCTTCCTTGTGATTTTTGGCTAGGATCCGATCAATCTCTCATGATGCTTTCTGATGTGAATTCCGCGCCGTTCGTTCGTTTTCCACGTCAAGGTTGCACCTGATCCAATCTTCTTATGATGTTGCTGGCAGCTTACGATTTTGTGTTGGTTTCGTGATTGCCCTCGTGTTTTATGTGAGGGGCATATTCAGGATCCGTTTTCACTTATGAAAAGATAGTAATAATTTGTTACCCTCCCTGTTTATACTCCGTACTAATTTTACTAACCTCGTTCACTTGAAAGGTAATGCTGATTCAATGCTAGCTACTATAAGCAAAACATCGATATGCTACTAGTGTAAGCGGTTCATAGCATGAATCTTATGCTCTCCCGTATTTTAGAGGAATGTTCGATGCAAACCTTTTCCCTCAGCATGTTACTTGTTGCCGATACATTTTTGGTTTGCTCTGCCATGCTAATTAATTATTAATACTCCGTATGTATTTTCTAATGAGATATGTACTATTCATCCATGGGGTGCTCATAGCTTTATAATTTGTCCTCTTTTAACTTTGGTCCCCGAATCATGTATGAAATGTCCTGTCTCAAAATATAAAATTATTGGGATGCATTTATATTTTTTTAGGGGGTGGATTTAGATTTAGTTTTCTCGTCAAGAGTCTAAGAGACCATATATACTCCCCTAAGCTACGCAATAAATAAAGAACATTAATCGCCCAATCATATGAATTGTTGTTTGATTATCATACAAATAAACTTGTCACTCGTTACCATCTAACGCTCGTAGAGTATTTCTTTAATTGTCACAATCTGCCATCAACCAGAGAGAAATAAATAAATATTAAAAAAAGTGCATGGTTTCTTCACTGCAATAAAAGAAGGTTAAATTTATTCTTTGGAGATGTCTGTGACATGATGGTCCAATTTCTTTGGCTGTCTTCTGCAGGGGCGAATTTGCATTATGCAGCGATGAGTGCAGGAAGTTGTACATCAAATGGAAAAGGGCGTGCtccctgaaatcccgcaagaaggCCCCGTCGAAAAAGTCCGGCAGCAGCGGGGGCTCGTGCGGCGGGCCAGGCTGACCCATTAGATTATACTAGCTCCTAGTGATGTGCCATACATATATGTGGTACAATCTCCACCATATCTAAACCGTCCGTCCATATATACAAGCTACCAGTCTCGAATAATGGTCGGTTACATCCTGTTTCATGTGTCGGTTTCGCCGGTTGCTGATATGGAGCTGCGAGATATTTACCTCCATAGTCGGCAGTATACTCGGTCTAACGAGCAGGACAACCCACCCTCATGCACAAAGACCACGGTCTCTGTATGCCAAGTTGAGAGGTCTCGCACCCATACTGTCGGCTGCGTAGCTTGGCCTCGACCACCTCCGATCATTGCCTCCCTCCTTGTGGATTGTGTGCCCTGTTCTAGCCACCCCACACGTTTTTGAGCGTTTCTGGCATAAGATGGACTGCTTCTCGAGGTAGTTGTTGCTGCTTGGGATTCCGAGGAGCCGGATCCAGACCCCTTTTATCGTATCTACTCGCGCCTCAAGTTCATGGCACACCATCTCCAAAGTTGGAGCACGCGGTCCATCGACAATATCTCTCTTCACCTGCTGCGGCGCAAGACAAGAGACCCCTCTAGCTTGAGGAGGCATGGTTGCGGCACAAACTGAAGATGGCTTATTTGGGGCTGGCCTCCCTTGAGCGTTCCATCGCTCGACAACGGGTGCACTTCTCCTGGTTCAGCACATGGGTGGGTggaagggtgtcggtgtcaaacccggcggatctcgggtagggggtcccgagctgtggatctcgggTCAATGGGGAACACGGGACTAGGGACACGGCGtttaccccggttcgggccctctctaagaggtgAAATCCTACGTCTAGCTCGATTATATTGCTTGTGTATATGAGgattacagagtcgatctaccacgagattggatgaGCTAAGCCCTAAACTAGTAGGATGATGGTTGTTGTTCTACCCCCTACGGACTaataccctctggtttatatagacaccaggggtgctagggttacacatggtcggttacaaggAAAGGATAAACATGTCGATTCTTATCATAttgacttggaggacacaccaaggcACCAACAAGTCTCATGTCCGGATACAGggtctccatatatatatatatattcgtccACCGAGCATTAGCAACATAACCCAACAGTCTGGCCCTAAGAGATAGGCTGGCtggccgaagaccccctaatccaggactccctcaaaggggaCACTATAAATTTGAGATCCATGCGTCTCATTGTAAGCAGAAAAAACTATATCTTTTAGATTTGTGTCAGTGACGAGGTCATCTCTAGCAAGGCGGTGGTTGAGGTCGCACTCCATCGCTTCTTAGACATCATTGGCTCGCCGGATGCGTGGGAAGCGTCCCTCACTTTCGAGGTGTTTGGACCTCGATACTTGAGAGAACCAACAGTCGTGGAAACCAAAAGGCTCTTGGCAATGTCCGATGCAAGAGGGTGACCACGTTTGCTTGGATATCTTGATTGCATGCACTGGAGATGTAAGAACTGCCCAAAAAGCTCTGGAAGAGCAATATCAGGACCATTTTAAGAAGCCAACGATCATTCTTGAAGTAGTTGTATTGCATGTCCTCCGGATTTGGCACGCTTTCTTTGGCATGCTCGGGTCTCACAATGACATCGATATGCTGTAGCGGTCTTTGTTGTTTGCTAAGTTGACTAAAGGACAGTCTCCTCCTTCCAGCTACACTGTCAGTGGGCATCATTAGAACATGCGCCACCATCTGTAGCCGATATCTATCCTCTGTGGGCTCATTAGTCGAGACCATCTCTGAGTCAGTTGGTCAAAAAAGAGATCACTTTACCCAAAGACAAGAATGAGCTAAAAAGGATGTGGAGAGGGCTTTTGGAGTGCTCCAATCCCATTTTGCAGTTGTTCATAAATATGCTAAACAATGGGATTCAGAGACCTTGCGGGAGGTGATGACATATTGTgttatcatgcacaacatgatcatggagGATGAGGGTGAAGATGTTGCAGGAGATCTGAaatttgagaacatgggtgatTGTATCCAACTTCCACACCGGAAATTGTTTATCTTTGATGAGTTTGTTCATATGCATCATCAAAATTGGCACCGATCAACTCATAAGAAGCTCAAGAAAGGTTTGATTGAGCATCTATGGGCGATTAAAGGGGACAACTAGAACATATGTGCGAGTTGGATTACAATTTAAACTATTTATTTGAAAACTTAGTTGGATTATAATATTTAAACTAGAACTATTAATCTCGCATTTGAATATTTTCACTCATCGAAGATTTGATATGCTATCATTCTGAGCTCATGGACTTAAAACACAAAGATGAACATTTAGGGGATTTCGAGCATCTGCAGCCAAGTGCCCCAAACAGGTCACAAACGCCCGGGGGACAAAACTGTCAAAAGAAAGTCAAACGCCTCAAACTGGACCCAAACGCTAGTGCTATCCAACACTCCTCATATCCAACCCAAACCTAGGGTGGATATGGGGAGGCTCGAGTGCGTCCGCCATGTCAGCCCGACCCATGCTGGCCCACCATGACCCCACTCTGTCCCCACAAAAAACCCAACCGGAGCAAACCCTAGATCACTTCATTTTGCTCCGCTCCCCGTCTCTTGTCCTCCCTTTTCCCAATCCAataccctcctcctctccatccaccTGTCCAGCTCCGGCAGTTATGGAGGTGGTGGGAGCAGTGACGATTGGGACGCCTTCCTCCATGATGCGGCATGTGATCAGGAGGATTTGGCCCTCCGCCTTTCGTTGAAGCACTTGCGGGTGGACACAGGTGGCGGCTTCGGCTGTGCTATGTCCCTGGCCGCTCCTTGCCACAATGTCGATGCTGGAGCCGGCTGGTCCCACACTGCCCAAAGCTCCGCGCGGTGCGCCTGCTCACAGTGAtggcccgccgccgccatcctaACCCTCCAACTGCTACTCCTCAAGGGCAGCGGTGTTTAGTGCCTCGCTCCACCGGTGCCACAGACACGAACACCTGAATCTGAGGTGTGCGTCGCCTGCCGTGAGAGGCAGCGGGCTAGCGAGAGGGCGTCGGCCTCGGATGCGGTCACACAGTCCTACCGCCGCTGCCGTCGCTGGATGCCGATGGTGCCCGATGACGAGGAGTGGCTCCTCCCATGGGTCTACCGCTGCTCACTTATGACAATGGAGATGGACGCCCGACGACTCCGTCAAAAAAACCCGATGGCGCTTTGGGTAGGGTTGGAGTAGTCAACATGCGAGGCGTTGGAGGCAACAATAGAGGTGGCGAGGGCGGTCAAGCTGAAGAGGTAGCAGGACCGCTCCATTCGGAAGATGGTGGGTTTCATCGACTCATCCTCGTCCTCCACATCACTGACGGCTCTGACTACCCACCTCATGCCGCCACCGCCTACCCGGACGCCTACGTAGGCATCGGTGACCAGAAGGGCAAATGGCCGGGATGGAGGGCCCTCTTGGCTGGCGCGCCACTTCAATGTTGGAACGACGTGAGAGGTCACCTCTGCTTTTGGGCGGCATGAATGCGACAGTTAAGCAGCGCTGACCGCTTCAGGCGAAAAAGTGTGCAGACAAGAAAGAGGGTTTGGATAGGCCAGGTTTGTCGAATGCTTGCGGGACAGTTGTGCGAATCCATGCAAAGCCCTACCCTAATTTGCTTCCAATTTAGTAGAAAAATGATGGTCTGTCGGAGATGGCCAGTGCCGTTGgtccgctgacatgtgggccaggtttccggcgggcccacgtgtcagtcagcgaaCAGCAGCAGGGTGCCGTAcggcaggggatcttcgtccgtcgGAGATGCCCTTACCTTTTCAGCCGTCTTCCTCATCTAAAGAAAACTGTCTCCTCCAGCTTCGTGCGCgcacgcctccacctccgcctccccatggccgccgccgccgcgggcgcgACGCCAGCGACGGCGCGGAAGGCCCTCGCGTCCACGACCTCCGCCCTCCTCTCCTCTTCACCCGCGCTCCGCCGCCGCAGCTTGTCCTGCTCCGCCGCATCAGCAGCGACCGCCCCGCGCATCGCGCAGCAGCCGCCGGACCTGCTCCGGTGGGTGCAGCGCGAGGGAGGTTTCGTGCACCCGGCTCTCCGAGTGGCCGATCACCCCGAGTACGGCCTCGGGGTGTCCGCCACGGCGGCCGACGGCGTCATCCCCCCCGGAGCCGTCCTCATTGATCTCCCTGGGCGCATCCCGCTACGACTCCGCCACCCAGCCGATGCTGCGGACGCAGTACTGATGCAGCTCGCCGACCGAGTCCCCGGTATTGGCCCATCTGATTATCTTCCTTTGGTTTGTTATATGTTCTGGAGTAATGTGGTAGATTAATCGTGATTGTCATAGGGAATGCATCGAACTTAAGATGCATTTCGACAATACATTCAGAGCATAACTGGTAACAATGCGGTTCTTTTGGCATCAGGGCGATTCATCGGAAATCTTCTCTAGTAACAGTAGGATTATTAACTTCTGAAAATACTCAAAATAGGCTTATTATGGATGATGAATGCAATTTCTTTGTCTCCTGTAGGTTGTAGATTCATGGGCTAAATTATGCTCTAAACTGTTGCTGTTTTCTGTTGGAAACAGCCAGTTGTGAAATTACAATATGAAAACTAAGGGTTGGTGAAACTTATTAGTCTCCAGCTTACAACTGTAGTTGGTATAAGCTGAGACTGAGAAGAGTTCAATGCTTAGTAATTAATTTCGTGTTCTAACTTAATTGACCCCAGGTTCAGTCTATTGTGTCTTTTAGCTAAAAATGTAATAGCCAGAGCTCTGAATACCATATTATCTTACCATGTTAAATTGTTTAAGCTTGGACTCATCTGTCATGTTGTTAACTTGTTCTATAACCCATCCTTCTATGTAACTGATGTTACCTCGTGGTGGAATATCTGCATGATGGAAAATTTATGTATACATCTTCCTATCTCTgtttagtattccctccgtcccaaaattcttgtcttagatttgtctagatacgacaaatctaagacaagaattttgggacggaggagtaTATGATGAGGGAGATTTTATTCAGTATTTTCTTTTGAGAACATAATTCCATTCTGCAAAACTAGGCAAACTATCTTTTATTAAGTAGTAAATCGAATCTTGTGGTAAGCATGTGACAGAGGAACTGTGGTCAATGAGACTCGGCTTGAGGTTGCTTCAAGAAAGGACAAAATCCGATTCATTTTGGTGGCCATATATCGCGAACCTGCCAGAGACTTTTACCGTACCAATATTCTTTCCAGGGGAAGACATAAAGAACTTGCAGtatgctcctctcctccaccaggtTGTGAAGAACTATAGCGACCGCTAAGTGGATACTTATCGTATTTTCCTGTCTGTTTTCTCACTGATGCTATTTCAGATAAATAAAAGATGCCGCTTCCTTCTCGAGTTTGAGAAAGAGGTAAAACAGAAGCTTGGTACTGTGCCCTCAGGAGATCATCCTTTTTGTGGACAAGATGTGCACTCGTCTTCCCTTGGATGGGCTATGTCAGCAGCGTCTTCACGAGCATTCCGTCTGCATGGTGAAATCCCAATGTTGTTGCCCCTTGTTGATATGTGCAACCACAGTTTTAGCCCGAATGCTAGGATTGTCCAGAAAGGAGATGTGGAGAGCCCTGATATGTCAGTTAAGGCAAGTACTTTTCAGTCTTACACGTGTAATTGTCGTCGTTGCGCCCAAAAAATTGCAGATTTTTCTGTTCTCTAATGAGTTACCGTGTTCTTTATTTGTGCATTAGCTTCACAAATATTGATGCTATAACTAGATACAATTATTGTGTATAAAAACACATCGACAGTGCATAACACTCATAGAACTCAAATTTTGTTTGCGTACTCTTGATTGGCGTCTTAGCCATTCATGAATCATGAGAGTCATGTGCTAATAATATCTtctttggtactccctccgtcctataatataagatgttattacaactGATATACTCATATATCAGTTGTAATAATATCTTCTTTAGCATTCTTTACATACACTTTCTAATGTGGTATGCGGTTGTTAAGCATGTCCTTGTAATGTAAGTGTTTTTACCTTTTTGCAAGAACAGCAGTGAAAGTATCTGGCTGTACATTAGTCATTGTTGAATTCATTTTTCAGTTATTAACTTG is drawn from Triticum dicoccoides isolate Atlit2015 ecotype Zavitan chromosome 6B, WEW_v2.0, whole genome shotgun sequence and contains these coding sequences:
- the LOC119323100 gene encoding uncharacterized protein LOC119323100 isoform X2; translated protein: MAAAAAGATPATARKALASTTSALLSSSPALRRRSLSCSAASAATAPRIAQQPPDLLRWVQREGGFVHPALRVADHPEYGLGVSATAADGVIPPGAVLIDLPGRIPLRLRHPADAADAVLMQLADRVPACDRGTVVNETRLEVASRKDKIRFILVAIYREPARDFYRTNILSRGRHKELAINKRCRFLLEFEKEVKQKLGTVPSGDHPFCGQDVHSSSLGWAMSAASSRAFRLHGEIPMLLPLVDMCNHSFSPNARIVQKGDVESPDMSVKVVAETQIDQNAAVTLNYGCYPNDFYLLDYGFVVTSNPYDQVELSYDGNLLDAASMAAGVSNPNFSTPAKWQQEILSRLNLHGEGAILKVSLGGPDIVDGRLLAALRVLAADPEAVGKHDLKTLMSLGAKAPLGPTVEASALRTVLALCAIALQHFHTKIMDDQAVLKGEPPLTTQLAVQFRLQKKLMLVDIMQNLSRRIKTLSPEKSTA
- the LOC119323100 gene encoding actin-histidine N-methyltransferase-like isoform X1 — encoded protein: MAAAAAGATPATARKALASTTSALLSSSPALRRRSLSCSAASAATAPRIAQQPPDLLRWVQREGGFVHPALRVADHPEYGLGVSATAADGVIPPGAVLIDLPGRIPLRLRHPADAADAVLMQLADRVPEELWSMRLGLRLLQERTKSDSFWWPYIANLPETFTVPIFFPGEDIKNLQYAPLLHQINKRCRFLLEFEKEVKQKLGTVPSGDHPFCGQDVHSSSLGWAMSAASSRAFRLHGEIPMLLPLVDMCNHSFSPNARIVQKGDVESPDMSVKVVAETQIDQNAAVTLNYGCYPNDFYLLDYGFVVTSNPYDQVELSYDGNLLDAASMAAGVSNPNFSTPAKWQQEILSRLNLHGEGAILKVSLGGPDIVDGRLLAALRVLAADPEAVGKHDLKTLMSLGAKAPLGPTVEASALRTVLALCAIALQHFHTKIMDDQAVLKGEPPLTTQLAVQFRLQKKLMLVDIMQNLSRRIKTLSPEKSTA
- the LOC119322004 gene encoding FCS-Like Zinc finger 3-like codes for the protein MGAGGGATPYLKRDTFAGLWMAAAFLAACGICRKPLAGEDAYIYRGEFALCSDECRKLYIKWKRACSLKSRKKAPSKKSGSSGGSCGGPG